In Canis lupus baileyi chromosome X, mCanLup2.hap1, whole genome shotgun sequence, one DNA window encodes the following:
- the ZCCHC18 gene encoding zinc finger CCHC domain-containing protein 18 translates to MGRSLRPLRVNMAERNVKLFSGRVVPAQGEETFETWLIQVIGVLPVWNMSEEEKLKCLMNTLRGPAREVMRLLQATNPNLSGAMKLMFGESESKVTAHGKFFNTLQAQGEKTSLYVIRLEVQLQNAIQAGIIAQKDANQIRLHQLLLGAKLNRDLRFRLKHLRMYANDQEHPPNFLELIKMIKQEEDWSDTFMKPKWPKRSELILERAASPVAFQSPQPIAISSADCNVKEVDDTLDDSDEDVILVESQDPLLTLMDAPPLRGSARPLDQILVIDSSNSSSTQSPSTSGGSGYKNNGPGDIHRARKRKNTIFCSYCGEESHPKETCNSESHKAQVFENLIITLQELTHIEKERSKVGLGRHNDLSGPQVRC, encoded by the coding sequence ATGGGAAGGAGTCTTCGTCCTTTAAGGGTCAACATGGCAGAAAGAAATGTGAAGTTGTTCTCTGGGAGAGTGGTGCCAGCCCAAGGGGAAGAAACCTTTGAAACCTGGCTGATCCAGGTCATTGGGGTCCTGCCTGTTTGGAATATGTCTGAGGAGGAAAAGCTCAAGTGCTTGATGAACACCCTTAGGGGCCCTGCCAGGGAGGTCATGCGTTTGCTCCAGGCCACCAACCCCAATCTAAGTGGGGCAATGAAATTGATGTTTGGGGAGTCTGAAAGCAAGGTCACTGCCCATGGGAAATTTTTTAACACTTTGCAAGCACAAGGGGAGAAAACCTCCCTTTATGTGATCCGTTTAGAAGTACAGCTCCAGAATGCTATTCAGGCAGGGATCATAGCTCAGAAAGATGCAAACCAGATCCGTCTGCACCAGCTCCTTTTAGGAGCTAAGCTAAATAGGGACCTGCGCTTTAGGCTGAAACATCTCAGGATGTATGCAAATGATCAGGAGCATCCTCCTAATTTCTTGGAGTTAATCAAGATGATAAAGCAGGAAGAGGATTGGAGTGACACTTTTATGAAACCAAAGTGGCCCAAAAGGTCTGAGCTAATCTTGGAGAGGGCAGCAAGCCCTGTAGCATTTCAGAGCCCCCAGCCAATAGCAATCAGTAGTGCTGACTGCAACGTGAAAGAGGTAGATGATACCCTTGACGACTCAGATGAGGATGTGATTCTAGTAGAATCTCAGGACCCTCTACTTACACTTATGGATGCCCCTCCCCTTAGAGGCAGTGCCAGACCTCTAGATCAAATACTGGTCATTGATTCCTCCAACAGCTCCTCAACTCAATCTCCTTCCACCAGTGGGGGTTCTGGGTATAAGAATAATGGTCCTGGGGATATACATAGAGCCAGAAAGCGAAAAAACACAATCTTTTGTTCATATTGTGGTGAGGAAAGTCACCCAAAGGAAACCTGCAACAGTGAGAGCCACAAGGCCCAGGTGTTTGAGAATCTGATCATCACTCTGCAGGAGCTGACACATATAGAGAAGGAGAGGTCAAAAGTGGGCCTTGGCAGACACAATGACCTCTCTGGACCTCAAGTAAGGTGCTAG
- the SLC25A53 gene encoding solute carrier family 25 member 53 — protein MEEQNHSSGKELQHRTRTESPGKKTWHSQAYALGAVSNFMSTFLTFPIYKVVFRQQIHAVAVSEAVRQLWHEGPQYFYRGIYPPLLSKTLQGTLLFGTYDSLLCSLSPVGPHSLGHRWAAGLMSGVVEAVALSPFERVQNVLQDGRKQARFPSTFSILKEFNSYGLWGRLSLGYYRGFWPVLLRNSLGSALYFSFKDPIQDGLAEQGLPHWVPALVSGSVNGTITCLVLYPLIVLVANMQSHIGWQSMPSLWASAQDVWDTRGRKVFLIYRGGSLVILRSSVTWGLTTAIHDFLQRKSRSRKELKD, from the coding sequence ATGGAGGAACAGAACCACTCTTCTGGAAAGGAGCTTCAGCACCGGACACGAACAGAGTCTCCAGGAAAGAAAACCTGGCATTCCCAGGCATATGCCCTTGGGGCCGTTTCCAACTTTATGTCTACGTTTCTGACCTTCCCTATCTATAAGGTTGTGTTCCGGCAACAGATCCATGCTGTGGCGGTGTCAGAGGCTGTGCGACAGCTTTGGCATGAAGGCCCTCAATACTTCTACCGGGGAATATACCCACCACTTCTCTCCAAGACATTGCAAGGGACTCTGTTGTTTGGGACTTATGATAgcctcctgtgttctctctctcctgttggGCCACACTCCCTGGGACACCGCTGGGCTGCAGGGCTTATGTCTGGTGTGGTGGAGGCTGTGGCCTTGAGCCCCTTTGAAAGGGTGCAAAATGTGCTCCAGGATGGTCGCAAGCAAGCTCGCTTCCCCAGCACGTTCAGCATTCTCAAGGAATTCAACTCTTATGGGCTTTGGGGGCGGCTGTCACTGGGCTACTATCGTGGTTTCTGGCCTGTCCTTCTCAGGAACAGCCTGGGGAGTGCTCTGTATTTTTCCTTCAAGGACCCCATCCAGGATGGCTTGGCAGAGCAAGGCCTGCCCCACTGGGTTCCTGCCTTAGTGTCTGGGAGTGTCAATGGAACAATCACGTGCCTAGTTCTGTATCCTCTGATTGTGCTGGTGGCCAACATGCAGTCTCATATTGGCTGGCAAAGCATGCCGAGCCTGTGGGCCTCTGCCCAGGATGTGTGGGACACTCGGGGCCGAAAGGTGTTCCTGATCTACCGTGGAGGCTCCCTAGTCATCCTAAGGTCCAGCGTGACATGGGGCCTCACCACTGCTATCCATGACTTCCTGCAGAGGAAGTCTCGTTCCAGGAAAGAGCTGAAAGACTGA